A genomic window from Silene latifolia isolate original U9 population chromosome Y, ASM4854445v1, whole genome shotgun sequence includes:
- the LOC141631359 gene encoding uncharacterized protein LOC141631359, with the protein MEIVYHKGKANVVADALSGKSVHPLCAAFSMLRLMEVVKKMGIHMIYKEEAIGDLILEPELYEVIRERQASDPKIQEWNRALERNEASRFELHRYGSLRFNGRWCVPNYDKLKKRIMDETHDTPYSIHPGGDKLYKDLKKTFWLLDMKKEVGEFVARCLACQK; encoded by the coding sequence atggaaattgtATACCataaagggaaagctaatgtaGTAGCCGATGCTTTGAGTGGGAAGTCGGTTCACCCTTTGTGTGCCGCTTTTTCCATGTTAAGGCTAATGGAAGTAGTGAAGAAGATGGGCATTCATATGATATACAAAGAGGAGGCAATTGGTGACTTAATACTAGAGCCTGAGTTATATGAAGTGATCCGGGAGAGGCAAGCAAgtgatcctaagatccaagagTGGAACAGAGCTTTGGAGAGGAACGAAGCATCGAGGTTTGAGTTACATAGATATGGAAGCCTTAGGTTCAATGGAAGATGGTGTGTGCCTAATTATGATAAGCTTAAGAAAAGGATTATGGATGAAACCCATGATACTCCTTATTCTATACACCCGGGTGGAGATAAACTATACAAGGACCTCAAAAAAACATTTTGGTTGCTCGATATGAAGAAGGAGGTGGGGGAATTTGTGGCAAGATGTTTGGCTTGCCAAAAGTGA